A stretch of DNA from Bradyrhizobium algeriense:
CCGCCTTCGCCACTGGTGTTCTTGCGAATATCTACGAATTTCACCTCTACACTCGCAGTTCCACTCACCTCTCCCGAACTCAAGATCTTCAGTATCAAAGGCAGTTCTGGAGTTGAGCTCCAGGATTTCACCCCTGACTTAAAGACCCGCCTACGCACCCTTTACGCCCAGTGATTCCGAGCAACGCTAGCCCCCTTCGTATTACCGCGGCTGCTGGCACGAAGTTAGCCGGGGCTTATTCTTGCGGTACCGTCATTATCTTCCCGCACAAAAGAGCTTTACAACCCTAGGGCCTTCATCACTCACGCGGCATGGCTGGATCAGGCTTGCGCCCATTGTCCAATATTCCCCACTGCTGCCTCCCGTAGGAGTTTGGGCCGTGTCTCAGTCCCAATGTGGCTGATCATCCTCTCAGACCAGCTACTGATCGTCGCCTTGGTGAGCCATTACCTCACCAACTAGCTAATCAGACGCGGGCCGATCTTTCGGCGATAAATCTTTCCCCGTAAGGGCTTATCCGGTATTAGCACAAGTTTCCCTGTGTTGTTCCGAACCAAAAGGTACGTTCCCACGCGTTACTCACCCGTCTGCCGCTGACGTATTGCTACGCCCGCTCGACTTGCATGTGTTAAGCCTGCCGCCAGCGTTCGCTCTGAGCCAGGATCAAACTCTCAAGTTGGACTTGAAACTTTAAACCGGCTGATCACAACGTTTGACGAGGTCCCACCATATTTATCGCCTGCGATTCACATCGCGGACGACGATGGTGTAACCTATGTAAACGTGTACCGCCGAAGTCTTTCGTCCAGCCTCGAAAGATGAAAACCGAAGTTTTCAAGTATTCGAGACTACGCAAGGACTCCGCCGTCCACGTTTCTCTTTCTTCATCTTCACTTGTCAAACAGCCCGGGATCGCTGGGATCCCATCCTTCCACTTCTGGAAGGTTCCCGCAGACCTCATCCGACGACAAATAACAACCGACTGTTATCGGCTGTTGAGTCACTCATCGTAATGAGGAGCTTACGGGGCGCGAATAGATGCGTTGGCCTCGGGGGCCAATGCATCGCCGCGCTCAGTGGCCGGGTTATAGGCCCGCCCGATCGGGGTTGTCAACGGCCATCGTCAACAAATTGTCGCATCACGTCGAAGAAATTTGCGACGCCAAGAAGTCCCTATATTTGGGGGCTTTGGCCGCACTAGAGCCACAATCCTGCGACGTTCTGACTATAAGGTATGCATTGAATCACCGGATGCCAGTGGGGGCTGCCGGTGGTCATCTACCCGGGACAGGCAATTTCGATGAACCCGTTGCCTTTCCCATGCGGCCGAGCAACTTCGAGAGATCTGCACAACCGTTGACGTTCGAGACTCTGGCCGGTCTTCTTCTGGCCTCTGATTCACGAATCAATATGCGTGCGGCACGCCATGCTCCGGACTAGCGCCCTTTAAAGGGCGAAAACGTGGGGTCGGATCGGGCGAGGGTCTTGTCGGATGTGGTTGGAATTTGGGGGGATACAGGGTTGAGCCAGAGGGCGCCACGCGGGAGCGGCTATGGACGCGAGACCGGGATCATCGATCTCGGTCACGAGCCGCCGCTTTCCGTCGATGGCTCCGAGGCCGCGGTGATCGATCGCCGCCGTGTCTCCGTACAATGGTTTAGCGGGACTATCCTGACCGGTCTGTGCGGCGCGGCTCTCATCGGCGGCGCCGTTTTTGCGTCCCTCGATGGCGAAATGACCTTTGCCAAGGTTCCCGAGCGGGTTGAGGGCGCGCTGCGCGGGGCGTTCGGCGCCAACGATCGCACCGCCACCCTGCACAAGAGCGACCGCCTGCCGCCTCCCGGCGAATCCAGCGCCTCGCGCAATGTGATGCGGGTATCGACCGTCACCCGCGTCGGCAACCGCGACGTGATGCGGGTGCGGCCGTTCGTCCGCATCTCCGGCAATCTGTCGATGACGACGAGCGATCTCAGCTCAAAAATCCCGCCGTTCAACGCCCAGCGCATGCTGACCGATGTCGGCACCACGACACAGGCCGCTTCCGAGGATCCGAACAATCCCGAGGCCGTCGAACCCGACGCCGAGGTTTCCTTCGTTACCAAGGATCTCGCAACGGTGCTGCCGAAGGCGAAACTCGCCGCCGTGGTCGCGCTCGACGAAGTCCTGATGCGGGTACGGGATGCCGCGAACTGGCGCGGCTCGGGCGGCGTCCGCTACACGTCGCTTGCCAATGCCTCAGCCGACGCCAGCGGCGTGCAGTCCGATCTCAAGCTCGCCTACGCCACCGAAGGCAACGTCTCCGATCCCTATGCCGGCTTTGAAACCCGCGTGGTGCCGGAAAACGTCACGTTGCTGCCGAAGACCAAGGACCAGATCACCGGCGGCAATCCGTCCGGCGAACGCGTTCACGTCGTGAAGAAGGGCGACACGATCGCTTCGATCCTGCGCGATCTGGGCGCGACACCCGACGAAGCCAGGGCGGTTGCGTTGACCCTTGGCCCCCGCGGCCGCGACGGTGGCCTGAAGGAAGGCCAGAAGGTCCGCATCCTGATGGTGCCCTCGGGGCTCGGCCCCGCCGCCCGGCTGCAGCCCTATCGCGTGATCGTCGCCAACGACACCACCGTCGAAGCCGTGGCCGCCCTGTCGGACGTCGGCAAATACGTCGCCGTCGACGTGCAGAGCATGAATACCGTCGCCGAGACCGCCACCGGCAAGGATGACGACGACGACGATGAGGATGACGGCAGCGGCGTCCGGCTCTACCAGAGCATCTACGAGACCGCCCTGCGCAACAAGGTGCCGGCCGCCGTGATCGAGGACATGGTCCGGATTTATTCCTACGACGTCGACTTCCAGCGCAAGGTGCAGCCGGGCGACTCCTTCGACGTATTCTTCGCCGGCGACGACGAAGGCACACCCACCACCGAAAAGACGGAAGTGCTGTTCGCTTCGCTCACCGTCGGCGGCGAGACCAAGAAATACTATCGGTTCCAGACGCCCGACGATTCCGTCGTCGACTTTTACGACGAGACCGGCAAGAGCGCGAAGAAGTTCCTGGTGCGCAAACCCGTCAACAACGCGATCATGCGTTCGGGCTTCGGCGGCCGCCGCCATCCGATCCTCGGCTATACCAAGATGCACACCGGCGTGGACTGGGCGACCCCCTACGGCACGCCGATTTTCGCCTCCGGCAACGGCGTGGTCGAAAAGGTCGGCTGGGAAGGCGGCTACGGCAAATATGTCCGCCTGAAACACAACAACGGCTACGAGACCGCCTATGGTCACATGTCGGCGTTCGCCAAGGGCATGGAGCCCGGTAAGCGCGTGCGCCAGGGCCAGGTGATCGGCTTCGTCGGATCGACGGGCATGTCGACCGGCGCCCATGTCCACTACGAAATCCTGGTCAACGGCCGCTTCGTCGATCCGATGCGCGTCAAGCTGCCCCGAGGCCGCTCGCTCGAAGGCGCGATGATGGCGAACTTCGAAAAAGAGCGCGACCGCCTCGATGTGCAGATGAACAACCGCGGCAGCGCGGCCCGCGTTTCCGAAGCAGCCGGTGCCGCGCAGCAGACGCGTCAGATCAGCCGCTGAGCCTTCGATAAAATCTTGAAAATCGGATGGGGCTTCTCACGCCCCGTGTCGGATTTATGGCAGCGGCACAGCGCTTTTTGCGACAGTTTCGTTTGCCAAACGGCCAGCCGCGACAAATACTGCCTCCCATAAAAACACTGGGAGGACGCGTCATGACGAGCAGGCTTGCGCTTTGGGCGACTGTTGCGGCGATCGTTGCAGGCACCACGGCCGGCGCCTCGGCGCAGACCTATGAGGTCACCAAGCTCGTTCCCGGCTCGGCGTTTCATGGCGTCCACGGGCTCGGGATCGACAAGTCCGGCCGCCTGTTCGCCGGCAGCGTCGCAGGCGCCGCGCTCTATGAGGTCGATCGCAACAACGGCACGGCGAAGATTGCGGTCCCCTCCCCGGAAGGCATGTCCGACGACATCGCGTTTGCGCCCGACGGCACCATGGCGTGGACGGCCTTCCTCACCGGCGATCTCTATTCGCGCAAGGGCGACGCCCCGGTCAAGAAACTCGCCTCCAGCCTGCCCGGCATCAACTCGCTCGCCTTCCGCAAGGATGGACGGCTGTACGCGACCCAGGTTTTCCTCGGCGATGCGCTCTATGAGATCGACGTCGAAGGCGTAAAACCGCCGCGCAAGATCATGGAAAAGATGGGCGGCCTCAACGGCTTCGAATTCGGGCCGGACGACATGCTGTACGGCCCGCTGTGGTTCAAGGGCCAGATCGCCAAGGTCGACGTCGACAAGGCCGAACTAAGCGTGGTCGCCGACGGCTTCAAGATTCCGGCCGCGGTCAATTTCGATTCCAAGGGCAATCTCTTTGTGGTCGACACCGCGCTCGGCCAGTTGGTGCGGGTCGATCCGAAGACCGGCGCCAAGAAAATGATAGCCCAGCTCAAGCCCTCGCTCGACAATCTCGCGATCGACGACAAGGATCGCATCTTCGTCTCCAACATGGCCGATAACGGCATTCAGGAGGTCGATCCGGAAACCGGCGCTGCCAAACAGGTGATCATTGGCAATCTGGCGCTGCCCGGCGGCATCGGTGTGGTCTCCGATGGGGGCAAGGACACGATCTACGTCGCCGACGTCTTCGCCTACCGCACCGTGGATGGCGCGACCGGCGAAGTCTCCGAACCCGCCCGCATGCATGCCGACGGCGTGACGCTGGAATATCCGATGAGCGCGACCGCCAAAGGCGACGACGTGCTGCTGTCAAGCTGGTTCACCGGCACGGTGCAACTGATCGACCGCAAGACCGGCAAAACCAAGGCGATGCTGCACGACTTCAAGGCGCCGCACGACGCGGTCAAGCTTGGCGACGGCAGCATTCTCGTCAACGAACTTGGCAGCAAATCGCTGGTCCGCGCCAGCGGCGAGCACGGCAAGAACCGCACCGTGGTGCTTGGCAACCTCGAAGGGCCGGTCGGGCTCGCTGCCGGATCGGGCGGCGCGGTCTATCTGACCGAAGCCTTTGCCGGCCAGGTGTCGAAGGTGGAAGCCAACGGCGAGAAAGCCGTGATCGCCAAGGATCTGAAGGGGCCTGAAGGCATCGCGCTGGCGCCCGACGGCAAGCTGATCGTCGCCGAAGTCGGCGCCAAGCGGATCATTCAGATCGACCCGGCCAGCGGAGCCGTCACAGAAATCGCCGCCAACCTGCCGATCGGATTGCCGGCCGCACCTGGAGGACTGCCGAGCAACATTCCGACCGGCGTGGGCGTTGGGGCAACGGGGGTGATCTACTTCTCGTCGGATATCGAGAACGCGATTTACAAGGTGGTGAGGAAGTAGCCGCGCTAACGGGCCGCAGCCGTCTAGCGAGCGCCGTTGGCGCAGATTAGAAAGACGATTCCCAGCGCCGTAAGACCGAATGCCACGGCCGCAAGCGGCAGCAGCATGTCGATGGCGGCCTGCGTGCCACGAAGCCGGCCGCCCCAGACCACGAAGTCGCCCCTTCTCCAATCGCGCAGTGAAATGCTGTTCGGATTCCGCTCGTTGGGCATCCGGTGCCTGCTCCAGACCAGGGACAGCGACCAAGGCAGCATCACGGCGACCAGCAGCAGGACACTCACCATCGCGAGCGGAAGCCCGATGTCACTTTGGCGGTCGAACAAGATCCAGGCCGCGGCGGCGAACCAAACGACAAGACCGACCGCGGTGCCGTAAATGCCCGGGGGAAACTGATCGAACACGGGTGCGTCGCGGGTAACGAGTTCCCTGGTCATGAAAGCGCCTCCTGCCTCGGGATCGGGAAAATTTCCACCGGAGCACGCCCCTGCTCAGGCACCAACCGACAGTGGCCACTCCAGTTTCATCAAATTTTCCGCCCGCAACGGAACCGGAACGGGGTTATCCGGTTGATTTGCATAGAAAAACCTCCAATGGAGGCTGTCATGGAGAACTGGACGAACGCAAAATTCTGTGACGTCGCGAACCTGGTCCTTGGTGCGATTCTTCTGTTATCGCCCTGGATATTTGGGTTCGACGCCGGAAAGGTCTCTGCGAATGCTAATATTACCGGTCTCGTTATCGCGGTCCTTGCGGTGGCGGCACTGGCGGCATACGCGGTCTGGGAGGAGTGGTTGAACCTCGTCGTCGGACTTTGGGCGCTGGTTTCGCCCTGGGTCCTGGGCTTCCAGGGAACCACCGCGATGACCGTGCATGTGGTGATCGGCGCGGCCGTGGCGATCCTGGCGGCGATCGAACTCTGGATGATGTCCCAGATCCCGCCTCGGCTGACGACAGGCCGCTGAGGCCAAACTTTTTGGATAAGCCGGCCCGGCGTTGGACAAGTCTGCCCGGCGCCGGGTTGGTGAATGAACTCGAACGGTGCGGCGACAGTGGTTTGTGCGTCACCGCTCCGGAATTCAATATTGCACCTGTTGCTACCGATCCCGGTCCGACCGTAAAGGCGATGACGGCCCGCACACGAACTGGTTCATCGGTATGGTGCAACTGAGCGGCAAGACGGAGGAGATGCTGAGCGGCTTCAAGGCGCCGCACGACGCGGTCAAGCTCGGCAACGGCAGCTCGGCAGCAAATCGCTGGTCCGCGCCAGCGGCGAGCACGGCAAGGACCGCACCGTGGTGGTTCACGGCCTCGAAGGACCGGTCGGCCTCGCCGCCGGAGCGGGGCGCGGTCTATCGTATCGATCGACCCGGCCAGCGGAGCCGTCAGCGAGATCGCCGCCAACCTGCCGATCGGATTGCCGGCCGCACCTGGAGGACTGCCGAGTAACATTCCGACCGGCGTGGGCGTTGGGGCAACGGGGGTGATCTACTTCTCGTCGGATATAGAGAACGCGATTTACAAGGTCACGAAGAAGTAGGGGGTCACGAAGAAGTAGGGGCGAGGCAACGAAGCGCGCACCGCAAATGCGCTCTTATCCCGTCCAATCCCTGTTCACCCCCCTTGTGTCGCAATGCACGAACGAATTGTAGACACCAATACCTCCAGAGAACACACCCCTACTCCTGTATTCTCTCAGCTTTCCGGCCCAAACGCTGGGCCGGCCGACATCACAGACGAAGTCAATGGCCTGGTAGCGCATATGAAAACTATTTGTGGCTGACCCGTCGATGCATCGATTGTACGCGGGCGCGCGATAAAGGCTAAGAAAATGCATCGGCGCCCCGAGTTCTTCGCGTAACTTATCAAGTACCGCTACGGTTGGTGCGATATTGCGCCAAAGGATTTCTGGCGGGTAGTCGTTTAACCCCTTGCAAGATCCTGCCCCGTTTTGGTTTCCGAGGAACAAGAGTTCGTCAGCAACAAAGTGCCGCAATCCCAGAGTGGCCACGAAGTCGACGAACTTGGTGTAGAGCGCCCAGCCCGCGTGCGGGCTCACCACGGCAGCCGCGGTGCCCTCCGGCACGACTGGAATTACAGTCGGACCGGTCATGCTGGCCGCTTCTCCAGCCTCATCGTCCGGCGCAAATATTACTTCGTGTGCTGCAGAGACGCCTGCTCCCAGAATCTGGATAATTGACGATGTCGAGGCGAGTTGTTGAGCGCTCACCTTCGTTCCCGTAAGACCCCAGTCAGAAAGCTGATATTCCGAGCCGTGAACAACACCACGCCCGGTTGCGTAAGTCATTTTTCGCGAGAGCACATCCTTTCGAAACCTTGGTGAGCTTCCGTCTGCAATCACTGTCGCAAAGGCTTCGCGCAGAGGTTCACCGCCCGCGATCGACGAAGCTACGTTTTTCAGGCTATTCCGTTCGCTCTGACTGACGGAGTTTTGCACCGCAATGTCGAACCAAAGCGCAGCGTCCTGATCCACTACGGATTTGCCCGTCATGAAGTCCACGATATGCTGCTGCGCGGCCTTCCAATAGATGGTGTAGGCTCGCTCCAATTGTGCTCGCCGTACCTCTGGAAATTGTCCAATTCGCCGAAACGCGTCCTTCCAGGGTTTGGCAACTTCCATTTTTGATGCGCCAAGAGAAATTCCATCAGCCCAATTTAGTTGCGCGCTTTTGGAAGATTCCAGAATAGACATAAGCTCGGGATGGAGCGCACCGAAGGTCGTCGCGACGATGCCTGGACGAAGCGCCTCTATCGCCGACAATATCCGTCGAATCTCGCCGTTGACGAGCGTGAAGCCGATTAGACCGAAGGTAATTCCGGCGCCGTCAAAATTGCCGACGACGCGATCAAATCCAGTGCCCTCAAAATCCGCAACCACGTTGACGCAAACATCGAATAGCGAGGGCGGCGGCAGTCCCGTTAACTTCTGCCATTGCTCCGCATCAATAGAATTGCTCTGAGGTAGACCCTGCCCGTTCTGCCAGCGACGCAATGCGTCGCACGTAATTTTTCCGAAATCACCGTCCGGCTCCATCGCCTGTCCCGCTTTGATAAGGGCCAGTTGGAGAGCCATCACGATGGGTCCGTTGGGCCGGCGAAACGACCCCGAGGCAAGACGAAGAATTGCACCATCGATGCCAATCGGTGGCGTAGTCGCACCCGTGGGCAATTGACCGGTAGTACCTCCCGGAGTACCGGAACCACCATCTTGACCGAGAACGGGTACAGGTACCTTTTCGACTTCCAATGTAAAAAGGCCGTTCGGCTGCTTTATCTTTTTAACCACCCGAAATTGGGGCTGCCTCGCAAGATCAGATAGGATGTCCGGAAGCTCGTTTTCCGGGATGTCAGGCATAGTGAACATAGCCATCCTTGCCCTCCCCTTGTGGGTTACGGAATTCCGAGCTCCCGAACCATCTTCTGCTGGAGTTCGCGATTGGGAGATCGCAGAAAAAACGCGATCGGCATGTCAACGTTGTTCTTGCTCAACCAAGCTTCTACTGCTGCCTGATTCTTCGAATTGGCATTCGAAAATTTCCGAATTCTGGTTGTGATGTCAGTCAACGGCGTAAAAGCGACGCGTGTCGTCGCCGTACTGACCGTACCGGCATCGATCATCGGGCGGGCCGCGGATTGCTGCAGGGCCACCGTTCCACCGCGTTCGAACAGTTTCACTGTCGTGTTGATCTGGGTCTCGATCGTCATCGGCATGCAGAGCCGCAGATATTGACGAAGCGCGTAAATGGCTGCTGGCCTGTTATCGATAAGTTTCGGAAGAGCTTCTCGATACTGTTGTTGCCGCGTCAAAACGACCGTTTGCACCGTAGATTTCTCGACTTCGAAAAGGAAACGGTTGTTGAAATTGGTGAACGAATGGGCGGCCAGACCAAAAGCTGCGCCTACAACGGCAATGGCTTTGGTAGGATCCGCGGCCGTGGCGCCGAGGATCAAGAGAGTTGCCGCTTCCGTGTCCAGAATTTGCTGATGTATCGGGCCAACCGAACGGCGTCTATTGTCGAGCCAAGTGAGATAGCCGTCACATCGACGGTCGATGTCGTTCAGGCCCGCCTGAACGAAAACCTGCCAATTTCGAGAGACTGCCGGCTCAAGACAATAGAGGATATCGCCGCTCTGCTCATATGAAAGACCTGCCTGTTGGCAGATATACCCAACATATATTTCCTGAAGACGCGCCTGATTTACGATTTCCGGAGTATAAAGCTCAGTTCCGACGCCCTCCCTCGTATAGCGCCCATCAAGGGTGTCGCATCCACCCACAAGCAGCGCCAACGCAACGCAGCCCGCAACAATACCCGCACGCATCGCACGCTCCCACATCTCCCGCACAAATCCCTTGCAATTCGTGAGCGAGAGTGCGGCGGCAAAAGCAAAAAAAACTGCCGTGTGGCGCATGATGGCAATCGGCCCATCGTGACAAGCACGAGCGAAGTCGCGGCCCCGCCGGGCTTTCGCTCGCGGCGGTTGGCCTTTACTGGTTGGGTGATCGGCTACGCGCACGCAATATCTCTCAATGCTCAGGTTTTGACGGTTCAATGTCCAAATGCTTCTGCCCCTCATGCTCGCCAGCGGCTGCATTCAAATTGGAGGCGACAATCGCAAAGGCGCGCTGCACATCGTCGACCACGTCGCGCCGGCGGGTGTTGATGTTGCGGACCAGGACCCGCCAACGCGCGTCTTCGCTGGCATCGGCGCTTTCACGCCAGAAGCGCAGAATGAAAACCTGATCGAGCAGTGGTCGCTGTGAGTCCATGCGCCGACGGTCGCATGGCCTGAACTCGGGACAATCCTGCGATCGTTCGGGAGTTGTCGTCGTCCGCTCACGGCCGGTCCACGATCCGCTGCCCGGCGGATCGGCTGCGGATCACGGCAAGGTCACGGCGTGCCCTGGAAAGCCGCGGGTTTCGCCCTGCCCGGACTTGGTCGACGGTGTGAGTGCGGAGTTTGGTGGGTAAAGCTGCCGTCCGAGGCCGGGCGGCTGGCGCTCAAATTGCAAAAATCTGCTTTTCGTCCCGACCGATCAGGCGCGCGCGCAGGCGCTGAGCGTTTTCGGCATTATGCAGGTTCCTGATCTCTTCGATGATCGCACGTGTCGCCGGAAGCGGCGAAATGCCGAGCTCCTTCCGGATCAGGCCGATCCAATGATCGTAGTACCTGATGGCATCGATTCGTCTTTCGTCGAGCGCGAGCAGGGTCAGGAGATGCCGAACCAGCTCTTCACGATAGGGATCGAAGCGCAGCGAATGACGGGCGAGCTGGATCGCGTCGTGGTAGTAACCACAAAGCCCGAGATGACGAACCATGATCATGGCCGACTGGATGAAAAGGGAGTGAAGCCGCTCGCGTTCTTCCAGGATCCATTCGGCATCTTCGCCGTCCAGAAATGGCCCCTCGTACCGATACAAAACCGCGAGAA
This window harbors:
- a CDS encoding M23 family metallopeptidase, with translation MSQRAPRGSGYGRETGIIDLGHEPPLSVDGSEAAVIDRRRVSVQWFSGTILTGLCGAALIGGAVFASLDGEMTFAKVPERVEGALRGAFGANDRTATLHKSDRLPPPGESSASRNVMRVSTVTRVGNRDVMRVRPFVRISGNLSMTTSDLSSKIPPFNAQRMLTDVGTTTQAASEDPNNPEAVEPDAEVSFVTKDLATVLPKAKLAAVVALDEVLMRVRDAANWRGSGGVRYTSLANASADASGVQSDLKLAYATEGNVSDPYAGFETRVVPENVTLLPKTKDQITGGNPSGERVHVVKKGDTIASILRDLGATPDEARAVALTLGPRGRDGGLKEGQKVRILMVPSGLGPAARLQPYRVIVANDTTVEAVAALSDVGKYVAVDVQSMNTVAETATGKDDDDDDEDDGSGVRLYQSIYETALRNKVPAAVIEDMVRIYSYDVDFQRKVQPGDSFDVFFAGDDEGTPTTEKTEVLFASLTVGGETKKYYRFQTPDDSVVDFYDETGKSAKKFLVRKPVNNAIMRSGFGGRRHPILGYTKMHTGVDWATPYGTPIFASGNGVVEKVGWEGGYGKYVRLKHNNGYETAYGHMSAFAKGMEPGKRVRQGQVIGFVGSTGMSTGAHVHYEILVNGRFVDPMRVKLPRGRSLEGAMMANFEKERDRLDVQMNNRGSAARVSEAAGAAQQTRQISR
- a CDS encoding SPW repeat protein; protein product: MENWTNAKFCDVANLVLGAILLLSPWIFGFDAGKVSANANITGLVIAVLAVAALAAYAVWEEWLNLVVGLWALVSPWVLGFQGTTAMTVHVVIGAAVAILAAIELWMMSQIPPRLTTGR
- a CDS encoding D-Ala-D-Ala carboxypeptidase family metallohydrolase yields the protein MAMFTMPDIPENELPDILSDLARQPQFRVVKKIKQPNGLFTLEVEKVPVPVLGQDGGSGTPGGTTGQLPTGATTPPIGIDGAILRLASGSFRRPNGPIVMALQLALIKAGQAMEPDGDFGKITCDALRRWQNGQGLPQSNSIDAEQWQKLTGLPPPSLFDVCVNVVADFEGTGFDRVVGNFDGAGITFGLIGFTLVNGEIRRILSAIEALRPGIVATTFGALHPELMSILESSKSAQLNWADGISLGASKMEVAKPWKDAFRRIGQFPEVRRAQLERAYTIYWKAAQQHIVDFMTGKSVVDQDAALWFDIAVQNSVSQSERNSLKNVASSIAGGEPLREAFATVIADGSSPRFRKDVLSRKMTYATGRGVVHGSEYQLSDWGLTGTKVSAQQLASTSSIIQILGAGVSAAHEVIFAPDDEAGEAASMTGPTVIPVVPEGTAAAVVSPHAGWALYTKFVDFVATLGLRHFVADELLFLGNQNGAGSCKGLNDYPPEILWRNIAPTVAVLDKLREELGAPMHFLSLYRAPAYNRCIDGSATNSFHMRYQAIDFVCDVGRPSVWAGKLREYRSRGVFSGGIGVYNSFVHCDTRGVNRDWTG
- a CDS encoding AfsR/SARP family transcriptional regulator produces the protein MLSVSLFGASRVTRSSEQIWSDLGPAGRRLAGFLFTFPDRPHRRERLIDLFWPELDTERGRRAMNSAVWRLRKLLASSPEYQDGHGLRTVGPETILEKTPWLDVDTWALLHAARSTLSGLEAQPEPSRMKEVLAVLYRYEGPFLDGEDAEWILEERERLHSLFIQSAMIMVRHLGLCGYYHDAIQLARHSLRFDPYREELVRHLLTLLALDERRIDAIRYYDHWIGLIRKELGISPLPATRAIIEEIRNLHNAENAQRLRARLIGRDEKQIFAI